The Populus trichocarpa isolate Nisqually-1 chromosome 11, P.trichocarpa_v4.1, whole genome shotgun sequence genome has a segment encoding these proteins:
- the LOC112323337 gene encoding receptor-like protein Cf-9 homolog, with protein sequence MPSLQALLLHNNLLYGQISPFLCNSLQYIDFSHNRLYGQIPPSVFKLEHLRALMLSSNYKLTGNISSVICELKFLEILDLSNNSFSGFIPQCLGNFSDGLLVLHLGGNNLHGNIPSIYSEGNDLRYLNFNGNQLKGVIPPSIINCVNLEFLDLGNNMIDDTFPSFLEMLPQLEVVILRSNKFHGSFKGPTVKDSFSKLQIFDLSNNSLSGPLPTEYFNNFKAMMSVDQDMDYMRPKNKNISTSYVYSVTLAWKGSEIEFSKIQIALATLDLSCNKFTGKIPESLGKLKSLIQLNLSHNSLIGYIQPSLGNLTNLESLDLSSNLLAGRIPQQLVDLTFLQVLNLSYNQLEGPIPVGKQFNTFEIGSYEGNLGLCGLPLQVKCNEGEGQQPPPSNFEKEDSMFEEGFGWKAVAMGYGCGFVFGVSIGYVVFRARKPAWFVKMVEASAHQYGKRLRRKNAPARNGGRRH encoded by the coding sequence GTTGTATGGCCAGATTCCACCTTCAGTTTTCAAGCTTGAGCATTTGAGAGCTCTTATGCTTTCCTCCAATTATAAACTGACCGGGAACATCTCCTCTGTCATTTGTGAGCTGAAGTTCCTAGAGATTCTAGACTTGTCCAACAATAGCTTTAGTGGATTCATCCCACAATGCTTGGGAAACTTCAGTGATGGACTCTTAGTGTTGCATCTTGGTGGCAACAATCTCCATGGCAATATCCCTTCAATCTATTCAGAGGGGAACGATTTGAGATATCTCAACTTCAATGGCAACCAATTGAAAGGGGTGATACCACCATCCATCATCAATTGTGTGAATTTAGAATTTCTGGATCTCGGTAACAACATGATTGATGACACATTCCCTTCCTTTTTAGAAATGCTTCCACAGTTGGAGGTTGTTATTCTAAGGTCAAATAAATTCCATGGTTCTTTTAAGGGTCCAACTGTCAAGGACTCTTTTTCTAAATTACAGATTTTTGACCTCTCCAACAACAGCTTGAGTGGTCCGTTGCCAACAGAGTATTTCAACAACTTCAAAGCCATGATGAGCGTTGATCAGGATATGGATTACATGaggccaaaaaataaaaatatatctactTCTTATGTTTATTCTGTAACTTTGGCATGGAAAGGTTCGGAGATTGAGttttctaaaattcaaattgCCCTCGCAACACTTGATTTATCCTGCAATAAATTCACGGGAAAGATTCCAGAGTCCCTCGGGAAGCTTAAATCTCTGATACAGCTCAACCTTTCTCACAACAGCCTCATCGGTTATATCCAGCCATCACTTGGGAATTTAACTAATCTGGAATCGCTGGATCTCTCCTCAAATCTGCTTGCTGGAAGGATTCCTCAACAACTGGTAGATTTAACATTTCTTCAAGTCCTCAACCTTTCGTATAACCAACTTGAGGGACCCATACCTGTAGGTAAGCAGTTCAACACATTTGAAATTGGTTCATACGAAGGGAACTTGGGATTATGTGGACTTCCCTTGCAAGTAAAATGCAACGAAGGTGAGGGGCAACAACCGCCACCATCAAACTTCGAGAAAGAAGATTCAATGTTTGAAGAAGgatttggatggaaagctgtAGCAATGGGTTATGGATGTGGATTTGTATTTGGAGTCTCTATAGGATACGTTGTATTTAGAGCAAGAAAACCTGCATGGTTTGTGAAGATGGTTGAAGCCAGTGCCCATCAATATGGAAAAAGGCTTAGAAGGAAGAATGCTCCGGCCAGAAATGGTGGAAGACGACACTAG